The following proteins are encoded in a genomic region of Fusarium keratoplasticum isolate Fu6.1 chromosome 9, whole genome shotgun sequence:
- a CDS encoding MYND-type zinc finger protein samB: MREVNFSIPNVNKASVGITTALYDRRALDCTSTLPLINSLNHLAYLTTSSARIRDILTVDGGIERLVCILKQGRSKDMMGMWKWNLAFQCVVNIGVRGTENVRTRVVEADMVPVIATILDNYIKAIDKCREKAEEAKQKQIHDHHHRHRSHEHRSGPKPSNSASSSASSSTSTVAASATFGHRSIPRVDAADQRSLRRHGPPPSIDVSATYAGPSTAAPQPLPQQLQQQPLDAALATPQYPLGTPDRAVSFTPTRHQSLRGFESRHATTSAPRQTMQPLATAVPATETVEGFVRPVRDVDRLASMAPFGPTDLASQPTSPTTPLPPAQMRSPTVRPASVLGPSGRSRRRPSIRHQNSTADADDINGDSMPSDESPETEMTGTDNMQSAVGIQDITMEDGDAMLAGAALDLTTPTVSETHQEASTFNITHRSPMDGSIANNNTPTPVPPIGLSPNRPAMATPPQPPMPATTVPRYLLDRHFVPNPQMLAAMPREEDVLMSLQLLAYVSKYCGLRSYFQKSHLVPRLKIGKELAVLDGEEEVPEVYDEDADDEEYLLPNDFNLFPLVEKFTVRYHSTDMQYWAGVVMRNLCRKDDTRGGIRQCAYYQCGKWEEYTRQFAKCRRCRRTKYCSKECQKSAWAFHRHWCVAATQ; encoded by the coding sequence atGAGGGAAGTCAACTTTAGCATTCCAAACGTCAACAAGGCGTCTGTTGGTATTACCACGGCGCTTTATGATCGAAGGGCCCTGGATTGCACGTCCACTCTCCCCCTCATCAACTCCCTCAACCATCTCGCCTATCTCACCACATCGTCTGCTCGCATCCGCGATATTCTCACTGTCGATGGCGGCATCGAGCGTCTGGTCTGCATCCTGAAGCAGGGTCGCAGTAAGGATATGATGGGAATGTGGAAGTGGAACCTTGCCTTCCAGTGTGTCGTCAATATCGGCGTCCGAGGAACGGAAAACGTCCGCACCCGCGTTGTCGAGGCCGATATGGTCCCCGTCATCGCTACCATCCTCGACAATtacatcaaggccatcgacaAGTGCCGTGAAAAGGCagaggaggccaagcagaagcagatccatgaccaccaccaccgccacagGAGTCACGAGCATCGCTCAGGCCCCAAGCCCTCAAActcggcctcttcgtccgcctcgtcctcaacctccacCGTCGCCGCTTCTGCTACCTTCGGCCATCGCTCCATTCCTCGCGTCGATGCCGCCGACCAGCGATCGCTTCGTCGTCACGGCCCTCCGCCGTCCATTGACGTTTCAGCTACCTACGCTGGCCCTTCTACCGCCGCTCCTCAGCCCCTACCCCAACAATTGCAACAACAGCCCCTCGATGCTGCTCTGGCGACTCCTCAATACCCCCTTGGCACGCCGGACCGTGCCGTCTCTTTCACACCGACCCGTCACCAGAGCTTGAGGGGCTTTGAGAGTCGTCACGCCACGACTTCAGCTCCCCGTCAGACCATGCAGCCCCTTGCAACTGCAGTCCCAGCGACTGAGACTGTTGAAGGTTTTGTGAGGCCTGTCCGTGATGTCGACCGCCTTGCTTCGATGGCCCCATTCGGCCCCACAGACCTTGCTTCCCAACCGACCTCCCCAACCACACCTCTACCGCCAGCTCAGATGCGCTCGCCGACCGTCCGCCCAGCCTCAGTTCTAGGACCCTCGGGCCGATCTAGAAGACGCCCATCGATCCGTCATCAGAACTCGACTGCTGATGCCGATGACATTAACGGAGACAGCATGCCTTCGGACGAGTCTCCTGAAACCGAAATGACGGGAACCGACAACATGCAGTCTGCCGTTGGGATTCAGGACATCACCATGGAGGACGGTGATGCTATGCTTGCCGGTGCCGCTCTTGATTTGACTACACCCACAGTCTCCGAGACGCACCAGGAAGCCAGcaccttcaacatcacccaCCGCAGCCCCATGGATGGCAGTATTGCTAACAACAATACTCCCACCCCTGTACCCCCAATTGGGCTTTCGCCTAACCGTCCCGCCATGGCtactcctcctcagcctcccatGCCCGCCACTACTGTCCCTCGATATCTCCTCGACCGCCATTTCGTTCCGAACCCTCAGATGCTCGCAGCCATGCCACGGGAGGAGGATGTACTCATGTCTCTGCAGCTCCTCGCCTACGTCTCCAAATACTGCGGTCTTCGCTCTTACTTCCAGAAGAGTCATCTTGTTCCTCGCCTCAAGATTGGCAAGGAACTCGCCGTGCTcgatggtgaagaggaagttCCCGAGGTGTATGACGAGgacgccgacgatgaggagtATCTGCTCCCCAACGACTTTAACCTCTTCCCACTTGTTGAGAAGTTCACAGTTCGCTACCACAGCACTGATATGCAGTACTGGGCTGGTGTTGTTATGAGAAACCTCTGCCGCAAGGACGACACTCGTGGAGGCATCCGCCAGTGTGCATACTACCAGTGTGGCAAGTGGGAAGAGTACACCCGTCAGTTTGCCAAGTGCCGCCGATGCCGGCGGACCAAGTACTGCAGCAAAGAGTGCCAAAAGAGTGCTTGGGCTTTCCACCGCCATTGGTGCGTGGCGGCCACGCAGTAA